The Ananas comosus cultivar F153 linkage group 6, ASM154086v1, whole genome shotgun sequence genome segment CAATTCTTCTGACATAAGTATAGAGAGTATGGGGGTGCAATTTTTCGGGCCAAGAAAAAAAAGGCAACATCAACACATGAAACAGCTCTAGAGAAGTCTTTCAACGTGGCGGTTCGAAACCAGCTACATTGTGAGATCCTAATTATGTTAGCTCCTATACTTTTGGGGCTAATCATAATATTTCATGTTATATACCtcccaattataaatttataatatgttAAGAACTAGTCTTCTTCAACAAGAAAGAACAAATATTGAGAGATTATTGGAGCCTATAAAAAGCACTTGGAGGGAGAAGGGTTTAAGCAATGTATGTGATGGATGGACCGATACACAAAGAAGGCCTTTGATCAACTTTTTGGCCGTAACAGAGAGTGGACCAATGTTCCTAAAAGCGATCAATTGCAAAGGAGAATATAaggataaatattttattgctaacaTGATTTCGAAAGTTGTTGAAGAGGTTAAAACCCAAAATATGGTCCAAGTGATAACGGATAATGCTCCCGTATGCAAAGCTGCGGGAATGTTGATTGAAGCGCAATTTCCTTCAATATTTTGGACTCTTTGTGTTGTGCACACATTGAACCTcgcattaaaaaatatttgtgagGCTAAGAATACCGAGGCCAATGAAATTACTTTTGATGAATGTAGTTGGATTACTATCATAGCGGAGGATGTAGCATGCATCAAGAATTTTATCTTGAATCATTCCATGAGGTTGGCAATCTTTAATGAGTTTGTCAACTTGAAAATGCTTCGGTGGCCGAGACTCGATTCGCTTCGGTAATTGTCATGCTAAGACGATTCAAGCAAATCAAATGGGGTCTCCAAAATATGGTCATTAGTAACAAATGGGCTAGCTATAGGGAGGATGACGTTGGAAAAGCACAATTTGTAAAAGAGAGAATTCTCAATGACTTGTGGTGAGATCAAATTAACTATATTCTTTCTTTTACCGAACCCATATATGAGATGTTTCGGATTGCCAATACCAACAAGCCTTGCTTACATTTGATATATGAAACTTGGGACTCTATGATAGAAAAGGTGAAAGTTGCTACATATAGGCatgaaggaaagaaagaaaacgagGAATCGTCATTTTATTCTGTTTTgcacaaaattttgattgacTGATGGGCTAAAAGCAATACTCCACTTCATTGCTTGGCATATTCTTTGAACCTTAGGTAATTTTTTCCCCCTAAACCTCATgtatatttttgttcatttgTATTTTGTAATACAACTAtcatattctaatttttatttttcttgtattcATTAGATACTATAGCTCATCGTAGATTAATGAGAATCCAAATCGAGTTCCTCCGTATAAGGATTTGGAGATATCAAAGATGAGAAACAAGTGcttaaaaagattttttccAAATAATGAAGAAAGAAGAGTTGTAAATAAGGAATTTGGAAATTTTTCTACTGCCGAAAAGGGATTTGATGAGCACGACTTTATTGAAGATAGGGGAGTTCTTGACCCAAAGAAGTGGTGGGTCATTCATGGTGCGGCAGCATCTATGCTCCAAAATTTGGCCCTAAAGTTACTTGGCCAACCTTGCTCCTTTTCATGTTGCGAGCGGAATTGGAGTACCTACTCATTCATTCATTCCATGAAGAGGAATAAAATTACGTCACGACGAGCCAAAGGTttagtatatatacatactaatCTTCGCCTTTTATCAAGGAGGgctccaaaatatataaaaagagagaCCAAGACGTGGGATGCTGGAGGAGATTCTTTCGACACATTTGATAGTATTGGTCTTCTTGAAATTGCAACTCTTTCACTTGATGAGCCAGATTTGGAGAGTGGTATTTATTGATGATTCCAATGAGAATGAAACTGAACCAAAATTAAGTCTTTTAATAAAAaccctctccttttctttttgttgttttggaTGTGGTCTGGTGAATGACTGAATGGAAATACTATATTTGTTTTGCTTTTActcatttgtttattttttatattttcaatatatcATGACATATTATcaacataaatttatttatatatattaaaataatattttatttaaatactcCCGACGTATCGTATCTTAGATGTTTGGGACAATGCCGTATCGCCGTGTCTGTATCGTGTCGTATCCATATCCCCGTATCCGTATCCGTGCATCATAGCTATTCACACATTTTATCCAATAGAAAAACATAATAACcctatttcaaaagaaaaaatacttAGACTTGTTATTAAATGAGTTGCTCAAATTCAGGTCATTGATTAAACAAGATAAAATTAGGTTTACCTTAGCAAAGCTTGTGTTTCACGTTATTTACATAAAGGTGTTAATCACAATCACAGCCAacccaaaaatacaaaaaaattcaacatcAATATGACATAAAACTCATCAAAACTGAAAACAACACAAGATGGCACAATTATTGAATTATTTGGTTTAAATAATCAACATgaagtaataaaaatttaggaaGAATCTTATATTGACCAAAGTAACACATTTGTTGAACACAAACATGACAATGAACTTGAATTCCCACCCTTAATTTGCACTCATGCTCAGAGCGTCGAGTGTCAATGGAAAAAAGAATTGGAAAAAAGAATCAAAGATTTCCTTTTGTCCATGGGAGCATTTTCGTAACCGACTTTGTGAAACAACAAATAAAGATACATCTCATGCAAGTCCATCTAGAGGTCGGCAATTTATACTACATACATTGCACCAAGAAGAGTTAGCTTGTGAAGTGACACACATAAAACGAGCAATTTTTTTAAGGAATTGAAAGAGCAGTTGAATGATAAAGTTTCACCAAACAATAGTGAGCACACGTCAACATTCAAGTAACACTCTacctaatatattttttactctcTTTCCCCACTCAATATCCACCCACCTCCTCAACTCACCGTAATTCTCTCTTCACTATAGCACTCTTCCTTGTCCTTATGAATTAATCTAAGCTTGTTACATCAAAAGACATAAGCAAAAATATCATGCCTTATAACTTACTATCACCAATAGTCGTTGCAAGAGCAAACTCCATTTTCAAAGTGGTGGAACCGATTCCTATCCCTCAACACTATCCGTCGATTGTACATCTTCGAAATTAGTTTTATGGATGAGTGACAATCCCCGCATACTCGCAGGTTCTTAACCACCTGCAATGTCATGCCCTCTCTAGTGCTGATTAAGCCAAACGCAATAGCAATTTTCTCACTATGGTAATAaatcatcttctccttctcttcttcatctATATTAAGCAACACTTGTGTAGTATCCGACACATACCCTGCTATCTTTAATTTATTGGCTATTTCCTCAAGCATCTCATAGATTTCTGTTTTTCTTGGGTGGGCATTATCTTCCACAATAAACTCATGTATATTTCCATCGATTGTGATCCAACTGCATCCTGGATCTTTCTTAATGTCTTGTTCCTTCATCTTTAGTCTCACCTCTGCCATGGCACCCCAATTACCTAAAGAGgcataaatattcgataaaagcACATAACATCCTTCATCTCTAGGGACTAACTCCAAAAGTCGGTCAGCCATGCGCTTTGCTATATCAACATTTCCATGGATTCTACAAGCcgcgagcaaggacttataaaTCGCCTCATCGGGCTTTATGGGCATGTTCAATATGGACTCTTCGGCCTCATTAAGTAGACCTGCTCGGCCCAGCATATCAACCATGCAAGTATAGTGTTCAATCCTCGGCCTAATTTTATATCCATTCACCATACGATCAAAGAATAACCGACCATCTTCCACCAATCCAGCATGGCTACATGCATTTAGAATGCCAATAAATACTACGTCACTGGGAATTACTTTGGCTTTTTCCATCATCGCGAAGTGGTTAAGTGCAACCCTAGCGCGACCATGCATAGCTAGCCCAGAAATCAAGGCGCTCCAAGTAGTTGAGTTTTTCTTTGGTAACCCTTCAAAGACCTGAATAGCCTTATCAATATTGCCACATTTAGAATACATGTCAACTAATGTTGAACCTAAAACATCATCCACCAAAATCCCATTCTTATTTATATACAAATGTACCCACTTGCCCAATTCAAGTGCCCCAAGTCGTGAGATTGCAGGGAGAACACTGACCAAACTAACATAATTGGGTTTAACACCCTCTAATTGCATGGCTCGGAAAACCTCCACAGCTTCTCTGAAGCAACCAATCTGTGCAAACCGAGCTATCATCTCATTCCAAGATATCATACTTTTCTTAGGCATCTGATTGAATATTCGGTTGGCATGATGAACCATTCCAAGCCTAAAGTATCCATCAATCAAAATGTTATGCAAGACTACATTTGCTTCGCTTGTTGGTGATAAGGAACTAGTCTTGACCAATCTTATAGCATCTTCCATGAAACCGCATAAAGTATACAACCTCACCAAGTTGGTTAAAACAAACCCATCAGAGAACAAACCAAATTTGATGGTTTGGTTATGGATCTGCTTTCCTATATCAATTGCCTCGATTCGAGCACATGCCTTCAACACCGATGGAAATGTGTACTGGTTAGGTTGGGCGTTATCACTATGCAACATCTTAAGGAAAAGGATTATGGCTTCCAAAGCGTCGCCTTCACTCTCCGACAATGCCCGAATGATGGTGTTCCAAGAGAAGCAATTTGGTTGCAACATTTCCCCAAACACTAAGCGAGCATAGTGAAGATTTCGGTCGGATGAGAGGGCAACACACCGTAAAACCTCAGCTGCGACTAAAGGGTCTTTGATTTGAGATGTTTTGATTGCTAATGCATGGAGTGGTTTGAGATCTCTTAAAGTTTCAGTGGTCTTGAGATAGGGGAAAATGGAGTGAGGAGAAGGCGAAGGAAAGGGAAAAGATTGTGAGGAGCTGAGACAAACTAAAGGATTTGAAGTTAAAACCATGATGGCACctgaaaataaatagaaatcaTGGACCAATTATTAGGGTGTgtctatatagtatatacagATGTATTGCCAATATTTATACCTTTAAAAATGCCTCTTTAGCCTAGTTTTTACTAATGTTCTAGCAATAGTCATCTCTAGTAGAGCATTTCGAAAACTAAAAAGTCCGGTGCTTTTGCTATAGTGAAAGTCAAAAATGAGATCCTAAGATCCACAAATTAAAGCTACGATTTCTTGTTTCTTCtgctacaaaaaaaattattgaaaagatatacatatatatatatatatatatatatatatatagagtccggctactatactcttatgagtatgatcgccttcgtactcataagttgttttcgatgatagagctttcgaatcgacaatccataccgttaaacattatctagagcatttaaaacttctagaaatcaaattttataatttttcgatatcatttaccttacgataaaaagctcacaaaattgacaatttttaaaggccggtatgagatatttgctagtttaacggtgaaaaagaatcggaataggttgaatttttgatagaaattctattcactacctaaataaagatcaataactccgatcttaaattgaaggatccgatcatccatttttaagacgtcgttcgattttgaccgttcattttatacccgattgatgaactttataatgatttcgaaaaattacgaaattcattttctagaagtttcaaataatcTCAAACTACAATCCTACAACATTAAATCATTCAGCAGGGCCACATAGGCCCTAAATACCGTATGAGGCTGAATGAATCTTTGTTTCAAACCCTATAAAACATCTGAATTAACAGCAAAAGAGTATGTTCCACTTTTCgtaaaagtaaaataagatAGAAGAATGAGCAAGTTAGAACTTAGCTTTCACTTTTCCTATTGAGTCCAAGACAACGAGTACCTTATTCTAAcacaaattataataattagaacataagaaagaaaataaaataacatcCAAAGCGTATGATCCTACAAAGTCAACATAGAATTCAATACTATAAATAAGGGAATTCATAAGTGACAATCCTCAAACATTGTTCATAAGTGACAATCCTCAAACATTGTTTTTAATAACAAAACATTCAAAATATAGTCCATGTCTCATAACTCAATAAGTAGATAACTAAGTACAAATGCAAGTCCACCCAAAATCTAAATTGTTAACATTAAGACATAGCAATTTTTTATAAAGATGGagaataaaatatctattattCTGAATATGATTTATTAGAATATAACCAAAGAAAACACATAAATCACTATTACTAAAGTCATAAATAAATAGAAGTTACCATTTTCTATACCTCTTCTTTTCTAACATTAAGTAGTCATTGTTAACCATTTCATCATCTTGGAATGGATATACCTTTGTGCCCACTCCTTTTGCAAGTAGAAAGCAAGTAGAAATTGTTTCTGAAACCTTTTAACAGCACTTTTTCCAAATGAAGAGTTCATTGCTTTCATTTTATTTGGTTTCCAAATTTTCTAGATTGTGATCAAAAGTTAATATAGTATTTTTCTTGAATACAAACAAGTTACTATAGTATTTTTCTGCATAACTCTGCTTCTAACAGCAACAAATCTCATAGATTTTTTTACATATCTAGAAACCTGCAAGCACAATATGAAACAGAAGCGAAATGTGTCATACAACAAATTATATATTCCCACTACTGAATCACGAAATAAGCTTTAGAACAGTTAAATGGGTTTCTGAATGTAGAATGAATCTACTGTCGTTCTTATATTTGATCAGCAATTATGCAGTGCAACTACTATTaaaagcatagttagttaattcggattcggcaaaaattcggtacgggtataattcggataaaattcatcttctaatttttaaattcgttgaaaaataggctaaaaaacggattcgtcaattattcggatacgtgatttatacggatattatacgttcaccaattaaaaattagggatcaaaaattcggctattaaattaagtttctttttctctcaagatttatgctattagcataaatactcataattcttaagaatataaaaataaagagctacaaaattaagctaattaagtaaaaaaaatagcaaactatatcatgccgcaaaataaataaataattaagcaaataagagattaagataGTTCATATTTAGATATAAAACGTAGAAGGTTCACATACAAGCATAGTTGGAAACTAAATACCAGATAAAACTTGCACTTTGCATAGTGCATAGCTGCATACTAGCATATCTAAAGTCTAaacagtaaacaaataaaagatatataaagTTCACAATTCCACATATAAGCATACATAAAGTTTGAATACGAACTAATTAACTATACAAACAAATACGAAACTAATTAACTATACAAATAGCACAGAAAGAGAAGATGAaataaaggaaagagagagagagagagaaactaaagCATAAAAGTTCAGACGATTCGTACCTGGTTTGTAAAGAACCGCCCGATTACTGATCCATCGTTGGagagcggaagcggaagcggaagcgaaagaggaagaggcgacgaggagggttgtgaagagtgaagaacccgatcttcgatgTGGCCCCGCGGGAgcttccgatggcgttcggcgagcggccggaagggaagaggggcAGAGGAAGGGATGGGGGCCGGGGCCGGGGCCGGGGTCGGTGGCAGGGCCGCAGGggtgagaagttagggcaaaaCCTTACAGAGACACAGACTAACGAAAGTCGCGATGAAACccccttatttttttttgggcgaattattGAGTGGCTTGCTAATTAttcgtaaaattattttttaccaaaaaaacaTGATTTTTTCCTAAAGTTTTGAGAAAAATACTCATAAGGACTGCTTTAtttgtttcttcaaaaattcacgaataattagCAAATTATTCACCAATTAACTAACGGTGATTAAAAGTGgcacattaaaaatttttatttataacttattACTCAAATAACTCAATAGGAAAAGACGATACCGTAAGAAAAATAACTGAATCAGTGGATCCAACTGGAGCTTTGGCGGTCAAAAGGTGAGCTAACCCTAGATATGGTCACACCTCCTCCGCATGCTTGTCGCCCTCCTTCGTGAGTGGGTCCAACGCGGTTCGGACCCGAACCAAACGAGGGGATGGAGAAAGAGGGTGAGAGAGCGATGGCCGGTGGTGATCGAGGAGTCGAGTGGGATATAGGATTTCTATACGACTGCGCGTCGGGGCGAGGGGTCGGGACGAGAACTTAAGAGTTCAGATCCGGACAAAATGAGTAAAGAGCGCCCTTGAGgaagaggaaaccctagatatCACCACCAcggcaccacctcctcctcgtccCCGTCGTCTTCCTCACGAAAGAATGGCCGATGAGAGCacagatgagagagagaaatagagacaAGAGATGATGTGAGGGAGGAGTGTGAGAGAGCAGTGTTTTGCACTCTCCGATAACTaaggatgcaaacggatccgggttggtggagctcccgccccgatccgccccgacggggcagtaaatagaagaaaataaacggattcggggcagaaa includes the following:
- the LOC109711322 gene encoding pentatricopeptide repeat-containing protein At5g48910 isoform X6 — encoded protein: MVLTSNPLVCLSSSQSFPFPSPSPHSIFPYLKTTETLRDLKPLHALAIKTSQIKDPLVAAEVLRCVALSSDRNLHYARLVFGEMLQPNCFSWNTIIRALSESEGDALEAIILFLKMLHSDNAQPNQYTFPSVLKACARIEAIDIGKQIHNQTIKFGLFSDGFVLTNLVRLYTLCGFMEDAIRLVKTSSLSPTSEANVVLHNILIDGYFRLGMVHHANRIFNQMPKKSMISWNEMIARFAQIGCFREAVEVFRAMQLEGVKPNYVSLVSVLPAISRLGALELGKWVHLYINKNGILVDDVLGSTLVDMYSKCGNIDKAIQVFEGLPKKNSTTWSALISGLAMHGRARVALNHFAMMEKAKVIPSDVVFIGILNACSHAGLVEDGRLFFDRMVNGYKIRPRIEHYTCMVDMLGRAGLLNEAEESILNMPIKPDEAIYKSLLAACRIHGNVDIAKRMADRLLELVPRDEGCYVLLSNIYASLGNWGAMAEVRLKMKEQDIKKDPGCSWITIDGNIHEFIVEDNAHPRKTEIYEMLEEIANKLKIAGYVSDTTQVLLNIDEEEKEKMIYYHSEKIAIAFGLISTREGMTLQVVKNLRVCGDCHSSIKLISKMYNRRIVLRDRNRFHHFENGVCSCNDYW